The sequence below is a genomic window from Selenomonas ruminantium subsp. lactilytica TAM6421.
CGGCCAAGCAGATTACAAGCCTCATCAGTGGTATCCAGTCGGAAACGGCAGCAGCGGTTACCTCCATGCAGAAGGGCAGTGCCGCCGTCAAGGAAGGCACCGCATCGGTGGAACAGCTTCGTGACACCTTCAAGAGCATCTATGATGCAGCGTTGGGGGTTGCCAAACAGGCTGAGGAAATGACCAGGGAACTCAAGGCTGTTGAGAATGATACGCAGGTCATCAAGAGCAAATCTGACGGCATCCTGCAAAAGGGTGGTATGGTGGCATCGGAAATGGAAAGCGTTTCTGCCGCCTCCGAAGAACAGTCTGCATCGGCAGCCGAAATTGCTGATGCCAGCACAGCTTTGGCTAATCTCGCACAGAATCTCCAGAATTCCCTGCAGAAATTCAAATTCTAATCGCCTGGAAGTGGCCGATATCTTTCGTGGATATCGGTCATTTTCTGTTGGTAGACAGAAGAATTTTCATTGGATTTTCAAAAAAACATGTTTATAATAGATAGGGAGAAAACATTTTGGAGGTGCGGTTATGCGTGTTTTATTAGCAGAAGACGATCGCCGCTTAGGTAAGTTGATCCAGTATATGCTGGAGCAGAACAAGATAAAGGCTGACTGGGTGACCAATGGCAGTGAGGTTTATGAATATGCCATGTTCACCGATTACGATATACTGATATTGGACTGGATGATGCCGGGAGAAAACGGTATTGACATATGCAAGCGCCTGCGCAGCGATGGTTATGCCAAGGCCATTCTGATGCTGACGGCCCGGGATTCTGTGGAGGATCGTGTATCCGGTCTGGATGCCGGCGCAGATGATTATCTGGTCAAGCCCTTTGAATTTGCCGAGCTGATGGCACGGCTCAGAGCATTAGGCCGCCGCAGCACTCAACAGATCCAGCAGGATCAGGTGGAAGTCGGGGACTTTACGCTGAATCGCACCACGAAGGTATTGAAGAAAAAGGATGAAGTCATTCAGCTTTCCCCCCGGGAGTTCCAGATCTTTGATCTGCTGGTGCAGAATCTGGGCATCGTGGTACCCCGGGAAATTTTGCTGGACCGCATCTGGGGCATGGAGGCGGATGTCAGCTCCAATAACATCGATTCCTATATCAAGATTTTGCGGAAAAAACTGGATGTAGGCGATGGGGAAACCGTCATCAAAACGGTCCGGGGCATCGGCTATAAGCTGGAGGTTGGCGGACAGTGACAGAGAATCTCTTTGGCAAGAGCCGTAAACGTCTGACCACACTTTATTCCCTGGTCATGATCATCTTCCTGGCCGTGCTGATCTTTGCCATGCATCAGTCCATGGACTGGTCTATCCGTTCGGAACAGGCAAGAGAGCTTTGGGACACGGCGGATAATGTGGCCGAGGCACAGAAATATCTCAATCAGCATCCGGAACTGGTGATTGACGATACATTGGCCTATAAGAATACCAATGACCGCCTGTTTTTCTATGTCTTTGATGCCGATGGCCGGCTGTTGAACTTTTCCCGGGCTTCTTTTCGCATTGAACCATTCATCCTCGATGTGATGAGCCAATGGACAGCGCCGGAGGGGGATGTGGTGGTGGTGACCAAGCCCAAGGAGAACGGGCATAAGTCAGAGATCATGATGACCACCCAGAAGATCACCGAGGCCAATGGCAAAGTGCAGATGGTCTATGTGGGCAAGGATGTAACCGCCCTCTACAACGGTATGGAAAAGGCCACGAGCATCATGGCGGGCTTAGGTCTGTTGGCACTCTTGATTGCCACCATGGTGGGGCATATCCTGTCTGGCAAGGCCATGGTGCCGTTGAAGGCTGCTTATGAGAAACAGCGTCAGTTTGCCGCTGATGCCTCCCATGAGCTCAGGACGCCGCTGGCGGTGGTCATGGCTTCGGCAGAAATCCTGCAGAACGATCCGGAGATCAAGTCGCCTTTCCTCAAGCAGGTGGTGGAAGATGTCCACGATGAAGTCAAGAAGATGACCAAGCTGGTCAGCGATCTTTTGGTCGTGGCCCGCAGCGATAACAAGGCCTTGAAGCTCAAGCCCTCCAAATTCGATCTGGGGGCAGTGGCGGCCCAGACCGCCCGCATGATGCAGCCTTTGGCCGAGCAGAAGCACATCAACATTCTGGCGGACAATCTGCCCAAGACCATCATCCACGCTGACGAACAGAAGATCCGCCAACTGGTGCTGATCCTGGTGGATAATGCGGTGAAATACACGCCGGATGGCGGTGAGGTCAAGGTGGAATTCCGCTCCGCTGAAAAGGGCAAGGTCACATTGGCGGTGCAGGATAACGGCATCGGTATTGCTAAGGAGGATCAGGAGAAGATCTTTGACCGCTTCTACCGCGTGGACAAGGCCCGTTCCCGGGAGATGGGCGGCAATGGCTTAGGTCTGGCCATCGCCCAGGAAATCGTGGAGCTCCATCATGGGCGCATTGCCATTGAAAGTGAATTGGGCAAGGGGACGACGTTCCTGGTGACGCTGAAGAGCAAGACCAAAGGAAAGAATTTACATATGTTTTGAGGGAATAGCAGGAAAATGCCCAAAGATAACGAATATAATGACACAATGAAGGAAATTTCCGGGGGGATGTGTATGAAACACTCGGGCCTGGATGATCGGCTGGATTCTATCTTGGTGCGGGCGGCTATGCGACTGGAAGAGCGGATGCGTTTGGCCTATTTTCGCGGGAATCTGACCAAGTATTTAGAACGGGTTGGTCTGGCCAAGTATATTGATGATGAAAAACTTTTGAAGGGCAGCCTGCTGGACCTGCAGGACGATGCGGCTGTAGCCATGGCTTATTGCCTGCGCAAGGCCCGTAAACGGGGTTATCTCAAGGAGGCTCTGGATGAGCTGAATATGGCAGAACTCCTGCAGAAGGAAACGCGGATCAAAACCGTGGTGCCGACCATGAAGCGGCAGCCGGAACTGAACAAGGTGCAGCTGCAGATGGTCAAGGGGGAAAACAAGTCTTCGGCCCTGACCGAGGAAGAAAAGAAGCAGCTGCTAAAGAATTTCAAAGTGATAAAATAACAAAACGCTGATGGGGAAAACCATCAGCGTTTCATTATTTAGAGCTCTTTGATTTGCTGGGTGAGTTCTGCCAGCTGTTCGGAAGTAGGCACATTGGCCAGGCGGATCTTGTCGTGGATGATCTCGCAGCCGCAGGCCTTCAGTTCCTCTTCCACCAGGCCGATGCTTTGGCCGCCCCAGCCATAGGAGCCGAAGGCAAAGGCTTTCTTATCCTTGGGGGCCAGGCCCTTGAGGTAGCAGAGGAAGCTGGCAATCGTGGGCATCATCTGGTTGTTGATGGTGGGGGAGCCCACAGCCAGGTATTTGGCCGTCAGGATATCGGTGAGGATGTCGGACAGATGATTTTCCTTGATGTCGTAGAAGCCCACGGGAATGTTCTTTTGGGCGAAGCCTTCAGCGATGGCACGGGCCATCTTTTCCGTGGAATGCCACATGCTGTCAAAGACGATTACGGCCCGGTCTTCGCCTGCAAAGCCGGACCATTGCTGATATTTGGCCATGATCTCGGCGATATGGGAACGCCAGATAATGCCATGACCTGTGGCGATAAGCTTGATATCCAGGGAGCTCAATGTCTTGAGG
It includes:
- a CDS encoding response regulator transcription factor, which gives rise to MRVLLAEDDRRLGKLIQYMLEQNKIKADWVTNGSEVYEYAMFTDYDILILDWMMPGENGIDICKRLRSDGYAKAILMLTARDSVEDRVSGLDAGADDYLVKPFEFAELMARLRALGRRSTQQIQQDQVEVGDFTLNRTTKVLKKKDEVIQLSPREFQIFDLLVQNLGIVVPREILLDRIWGMEADVSSNNIDSYIKILRKKLDVGDGETVIKTVRGIGYKLEVGGQ
- a CDS encoding sensor histidine kinase, whose translation is MTENLFGKSRKRLTTLYSLVMIIFLAVLIFAMHQSMDWSIRSEQARELWDTADNVAEAQKYLNQHPELVIDDTLAYKNTNDRLFFYVFDADGRLLNFSRASFRIEPFILDVMSQWTAPEGDVVVVTKPKENGHKSEIMMTTQKITEANGKVQMVYVGKDVTALYNGMEKATSIMAGLGLLALLIATMVGHILSGKAMVPLKAAYEKQRQFAADASHELRTPLAVVMASAEILQNDPEIKSPFLKQVVEDVHDEVKKMTKLVSDLLVVARSDNKALKLKPSKFDLGAVAAQTARMMQPLAEQKHINILADNLPKTIIHADEQKIRQLVLILVDNAVKYTPDGGEVKVEFRSAEKGKVTLAVQDNGIGIAKEDQEKIFDRFYRVDKARSREMGGNGLGLAIAQEIVELHHGRIAIESELGKGTTFLVTLKSKTKGKNLHMF